A region of uncultured Carboxylicivirga sp. DNA encodes the following proteins:
- a CDS encoding DUF4922 domain-containing protein, translated as MDILYKVNELIQSQLTNWDLAANNFKGLNLVKTRSLILSGGSEVKVQFNPERIRSSAAKVDARSIEERPCFLCEQNRPEQQRGVDFEDYTILVNPFPIFNKHLTVPHKKHTLQLIQPYFKSMLDLAYELPEFTLFYNGPKCGASAPDHFHFQAGNKGFMPIEEDFKSGRFAKLSGLSNDVAIYTWENYSRGVITLMSSESATIVYLFNELYELLGQSQKDEVEPMLNILSYYEEGEYVVHVFPRILHRPACYFKEGTEQILISPASVDMGGVFITPRQEDFEKLTANDVEEILNQVCLDSQKCEELIQTLIEKSIQK; from the coding sequence ATGGACATATTATATAAGGTTAATGAACTGATACAATCTCAACTTACCAATTGGGATCTTGCAGCAAATAATTTTAAAGGTCTGAATTTAGTGAAGACCCGGAGCTTGATTTTATCAGGTGGAAGTGAGGTGAAAGTGCAATTCAATCCTGAGCGAATCAGATCATCAGCTGCTAAGGTAGATGCCCGATCAATTGAAGAACGGCCCTGTTTTTTATGTGAACAGAACAGGCCAGAGCAGCAACGTGGCGTTGATTTTGAGGACTATACTATCCTTGTTAATCCTTTTCCAATTTTCAATAAGCACCTGACTGTTCCACACAAAAAACATACGCTTCAGTTGATTCAGCCTTATTTTAAATCAATGTTGGATCTTGCTTACGAACTACCTGAATTTACCTTGTTTTATAATGGACCCAAATGCGGAGCATCTGCACCTGATCATTTTCATTTTCAGGCAGGTAATAAGGGGTTTATGCCTATTGAAGAGGATTTTAAAAGTGGCAGGTTTGCAAAGTTATCAGGATTAAGCAATGATGTGGCTATTTATACGTGGGAAAACTATAGCAGGGGCGTGATTACACTGATGAGTTCGGAGTCTGCTACAATAGTTTATTTGTTTAATGAATTATATGAGTTACTGGGTCAGAGTCAAAAAGATGAGGTAGAACCCATGTTGAATATACTATCATACTATGAAGAAGGGGAATATGTGGTTCATGTTTTTCCTCGAATATTACACCGACCTGCCTGTTATTTTAAAGAAGGAACAGAACAAATTTTAATTAGTCCTGCATCTGTAGATATGGGCGGCGTATTTATTACTCCACGACAGGAGGATTTCGAGAAATTAACAGCAAATGATGTGGAAGAAATACTGAATCAGGTTTGCCTGGATTCTCAGAAATGTGAAGAGTTAATTCAAACTTTAATCGAAAAATCAATTCAAAAATGA
- a CDS encoding SpoIID/LytB domain-containing protein, with product MSRIPVINVGILFKPRFEFTLHSPFVTEEGKIMSDKWVAELKGGSIVLSNGSQMFHLKNGATLKPQNEEGTFTLHKVTIGINFHWERDEDQMFKGSLKLLIEDDKITAINILTVEDYLMSVISSEMSATSSLQLLKAHAVISRSWLLAQIEKNKALAQETEKYSSVYQSETELIRWYDREDHANFDVCADDHCQRYQGITRANTPMVVQAVKETWGEVLTYNDAICDARFSKCCGGMVEVFEKVWEPVNHPYLQKFVDNDIIPTGFSLDLDNESSAEKWILGEPDAFCNTNDKEVLSQVLNDYDQETNDFYRWQVTYSQPDLSSLIARRTGMDFGLIQDLIPVERGDSGRLIKLKIVGDKKTVIIGKELEIRKALSESHLYSSAFVVEKEEKEQQVKFTLKGAGWGHGVGLCQIGAAVMGAKGYDYNAILMHYFRGAGLEKRY from the coding sequence ATGAGTCGCATACCGGTAATAAATGTGGGTATATTATTTAAACCCCGCTTTGAATTTACTTTACATTCGCCTTTTGTTACAGAAGAGGGTAAGATTATGTCTGATAAGTGGGTTGCAGAGCTAAAGGGTGGTTCAATTGTTCTGTCTAACGGTAGTCAAATGTTTCATCTGAAAAATGGGGCCACTCTTAAACCTCAGAATGAAGAAGGAACATTTACGCTTCATAAGGTTACCATAGGAATTAATTTTCATTGGGAGCGCGACGAGGATCAAATGTTTAAAGGGAGCCTTAAACTGCTTATTGAAGATGATAAAATAACAGCTATCAATATTCTTACCGTAGAAGATTATCTGATGAGTGTTATCTCTTCAGAAATGAGTGCCACTTCCTCCCTTCAGCTTTTGAAAGCTCATGCAGTAATTTCACGTAGTTGGTTGTTGGCTCAGATTGAAAAGAATAAAGCGTTGGCTCAGGAGACTGAGAAATACAGTTCGGTCTATCAATCCGAAACGGAGTTGATCCGATGGTACGATCGTGAGGATCATGCTAATTTCGATGTTTGTGCCGATGATCATTGTCAGCGCTACCAGGGTATCACAAGGGCTAATACACCTATGGTTGTGCAGGCTGTTAAAGAAACCTGGGGTGAAGTACTCACATATAATGATGCTATTTGTGATGCCAGATTCTCAAAATGTTGTGGCGGTATGGTTGAGGTGTTTGAGAAAGTTTGGGAACCGGTTAATCATCCATACCTGCAAAAGTTTGTGGATAACGATATCATTCCAACAGGTTTTAGTCTTGATCTGGACAATGAATCCTCAGCCGAAAAATGGATTTTGGGAGAGCCCGATGCTTTCTGTAATACCAATGATAAAGAGGTTTTAAGTCAGGTGCTAAATGATTATGATCAGGAAACAAATGATTTTTATCGCTGGCAGGTTACCTATTCACAACCGGATTTAAGTAGTTTGATTGCTCGTCGCACAGGTATGGATTTTGGACTGATTCAGGATCTAATTCCAGTTGAACGTGGTGACTCCGGACGATTAATAAAACTGAAAATAGTTGGAGATAAAAAGACAGTGATTATTGGCAAAGAGCTGGAGATTCGCAAGGCTTTGTCAGAATCGCATCTGTACAGTTCAGCTTTTGTGGTAGAAAAAGAAGAAAAAGAACAGCAAGTAAAATTTACTCTTAAAGGAGCCGGATGGGGACATGGGGTTGGACTTTGCCAGATTGGAGCAGCTGTAATGGGCGCCAAAGGTTACGATTATAATGCTATCTTAATGCACTATTTCAGAGGGGCGGGATTGGAGAAGAGATATTAG
- a CDS encoding MFS transporter: MNKKSTSPWAWVPSLYFAEGIPYVVVMTLAVIMYKKLDISNTDIALYTSWLYLPWVIKPFWSPVVDTLKSKRWWIVAMQLLIGAGMAGVAFTIPTGFFFQSTLAFFWLLAFSSATHDIAADGFYMFGLNDSQQAYFIGIRSTFYRLAMITGQGALVFLAGQLEEMTLFGNDEPSIPLAWSLTFYVVTGLFLLLALFHKFVLPHPQDDMDKEVKSFGEIMNDFGKTFQTFFAKKDIWIILGVLLFYRLGESQLVKMASPFLLDSRDVGGLGLSTSDVGIVYGTIGVIFLTIGGILGGLVASKKGLKYWLLPMVIAINIPNLVYVFLSYALPESIIMVSVAVAIEQFGYGFGFTAFMLYQIYVSEGEHKTAHFAFCTGFMALGMMLPGMISGWIQDMIGYQYFFIWVMVCTIPAFVVIRFLKIDPSFGIKKQPTDN, from the coding sequence ATGAACAAAAAATCTACATCTCCCTGGGCATGGGTGCCCAGCTTATACTTTGCAGAAGGAATACCCTATGTTGTGGTTATGACATTGGCAGTGATCATGTATAAAAAGCTTGATATTTCTAATACTGATATTGCCCTTTATACTTCCTGGTTGTATTTACCATGGGTAATCAAACCTTTCTGGAGTCCTGTTGTAGATACGCTGAAGAGTAAAAGATGGTGGATAGTTGCAATGCAGTTGTTGATAGGTGCCGGAATGGCAGGAGTTGCTTTTACGATTCCAACAGGATTTTTCTTTCAATCAACATTGGCATTCTTTTGGTTACTCGCTTTTAGTTCAGCTACACACGATATTGCTGCCGATGGTTTTTATATGTTTGGGTTGAATGATAGTCAACAGGCATATTTTATAGGTATTCGTAGTACTTTTTATCGTTTGGCAATGATTACAGGTCAGGGAGCTTTGGTTTTTCTGGCTGGACAGTTAGAAGAAATGACTTTATTTGGTAATGATGAACCAAGTATTCCCCTTGCATGGTCGTTAACATTTTATGTTGTTACTGGCTTGTTTTTGCTGCTTGCCTTGTTTCATAAGTTTGTACTGCCACATCCTCAGGATGATATGGATAAGGAAGTAAAAAGCTTTGGTGAGATAATGAATGATTTCGGCAAGACATTTCAGACTTTCTTTGCTAAAAAAGATATTTGGATCATATTAGGAGTTTTACTTTTTTACCGTTTGGGAGAATCTCAACTTGTGAAAATGGCATCACCTTTCCTTTTGGATTCCCGAGATGTGGGGGGATTGGGTTTGAGCACCAGTGATGTGGGGATAGTTTATGGAACTATTGGGGTTATTTTTCTAACGATAGGAGGTATTTTAGGTGGACTTGTAGCTTCAAAAAAAGGACTGAAATACTGGTTGTTGCCAATGGTTATTGCTATTAATATTCCTAATCTGGTATATGTGTTTTTATCTTATGCTTTGCCCGAATCGATTATAATGGTGAGTGTTGCAGTAGCAATTGAGCAATTTGGGTATGGATTTGGATTTACAGCTTTTATGTTATATCAGATTTATGTCTCAGAAGGAGAGCATAAAACAGCACATTTTGCATTCTGTACTGGGTTTATGGCTTTGGGTATGATGTTGCCGGGTATGATTTCGGGATGGATACAGGATATGATAGGTTATCAGTACTTTTTTATTTGGGTAATGGTTTGTACGATTCCGGCATTTGTTGTTATTCGTTTCTTGAAAATAGATCCTTCATTTGGAATTAAAAAGCAACCAACAGATAACTAA
- a CDS encoding DUF5009 domain-containing protein produces MSKSQRYLALDVLRGITIAGMILVNTPGSWSYVYPPLLHSEWHGCTPTDLVFPFFLFVMGVSMFFSFSKYGSELNKQSVIKIVKRTILIFAIGLFLNSFPQWSQDFSHLRILGVLQRIAIVYGVSALLVLSFKYRTIQYIGGGILIAYWAILYFFGGADPYSLEGNVVTGIDKLLFGEQHIYHGFGIAFDPEGLLSTLPAIVTTLIGYLVGRSIKTIEKVKLPLHLLIVGAVLTTAGWLWDFVWPINKPIWTGSYVIYTAGLGTMFLAVLIWIIDIKEYKKWTSFFVVFGMNPLFIYALSGIWVRILYKMIHIDSGEDVLNGYQALYQNVFVPLAGNMNGSLLFGIAHIIFFWFIGWILYKRKIFIKV; encoded by the coding sequence ATGAGTAAATCACAACGTTACCTTGCTCTCGATGTTCTTCGGGGGATTACCATTGCAGGAATGATTCTGGTTAATACGCCCGGAAGTTGGTCGTATGTTTATCCACCCTTACTGCATTCAGAGTGGCATGGATGTACACCCACTGATTTGGTATTTCCTTTCTTCTTGTTTGTAATGGGAGTATCTATGTTTTTTTCTTTTAGTAAGTATGGAAGTGAACTTAACAAACAATCAGTTATTAAAATTGTAAAACGAACAATTCTGATTTTTGCCATTGGTTTGTTCTTAAACTCTTTTCCACAGTGGAGTCAGGATTTTTCTCATTTAAGAATATTGGGCGTATTGCAGCGTATTGCCATAGTGTATGGCGTAAGTGCATTGTTAGTACTGTCTTTTAAATATCGTACCATACAATATATTGGAGGTGGAATATTGATAGCCTATTGGGCTATTCTTTATTTCTTTGGAGGCGCAGATCCTTATAGTCTGGAGGGTAATGTTGTTACTGGTATTGATAAATTGCTTTTTGGAGAGCAGCATATATATCATGGTTTTGGTATTGCATTTGATCCTGAAGGTTTATTAAGTACTTTACCTGCTATTGTTACAACATTGATAGGTTATCTGGTTGGACGATCCATTAAGACCATTGAAAAAGTAAAATTACCATTGCATTTACTAATTGTTGGTGCTGTTTTAACTACGGCAGGTTGGTTGTGGGATTTTGTTTGGCCAATCAATAAGCCAATCTGGACAGGTTCATATGTGATTTACACAGCGGGATTAGGCACGATGTTTCTAGCCGTGTTGATATGGATTATTGATATTAAGGAATATAAAAAGTGGACATCCTTTTTTGTGGTCTTTGGAATGAACCCTCTGTTTATTTATGCATTGTCGGGTATTTGGGTACGTATACTTTATAAAATGATTCATATCGATTCCGGAGAAGATGTATTGAATGGTTATCAGGCATTATATCAAAATGTTTTTGTGCCTTTGGCCGGAAATATGAATGGGTCATTATTATTTGGTATTGCTCATATCATTTTCTTTTGGTTTATCGGTTGGATTCTTTACAAACGAAAGATATTTATCAAGGTCTAA
- a CDS encoding DUF1343 domain-containing protein has translation MKLSIPQLLIYLILLTSNQLTDAQRTLTGIEVLQATNFKSLQGKRVGLITNPTGVNSQLISTIDILHQTPLVNLVALYGPEHGVRGDYSAGDHVESFTDPKTQLPVYSLYGKNRKPNSEMLNNIDILVYDIQDIGSRSYTYISTLGLAMEAAAENNKKLIVLDRPNPLGGEKIEGLITEPEFTSFVSQYPIPYLHSMTVGELALFLNGEKLLNNSVQCNLEVIKMKDWKRSMTFNQTGLPWVPSSPHIPHAQSCFYYPVSGILGELMIFNIGVGYTLPFQLFATEWMDADSIANNLNNLNLNGVIFRPIHFKPYYSVSKGKMVHGIQVHITNYKEANLSLIQFYVLQEAHKLWPEYNVFELCSSDRITMFDKVCGTDKLRKEFTKNWLVSDIIPLWMDSIEEFRLQAEKYYLYN, from the coding sequence ATGAAACTTTCAATACCACAGCTCCTGATTTATCTAATCCTATTAACAAGCAATCAATTAACTGATGCACAAAGAACTTTAACTGGCATTGAAGTACTACAGGCAACAAATTTCAAATCACTCCAAGGGAAACGTGTAGGACTTATTACTAATCCAACGGGAGTTAACAGTCAACTTATTTCTACCATCGATATTTTGCACCAGACACCTCTTGTAAACCTTGTTGCTTTGTATGGTCCTGAACATGGCGTAAGAGGGGATTATTCTGCAGGAGATCATGTTGAGTCTTTTACAGACCCCAAAACTCAATTACCAGTTTACAGCCTTTACGGTAAAAACAGAAAACCAAACAGTGAAATGCTAAATAATATAGATATTCTGGTTTACGACATACAGGATATTGGTTCACGTTCATACACTTATATAAGTACTCTTGGACTCGCCATGGAAGCCGCCGCTGAGAATAATAAAAAGCTAATCGTACTGGACCGTCCTAACCCATTGGGTGGTGAAAAAATTGAAGGATTAATTACTGAACCTGAATTTACTTCATTCGTCAGTCAGTATCCAATACCTTACCTGCACAGTATGACAGTTGGGGAACTTGCCTTATTCTTAAATGGTGAAAAACTTTTAAACAACAGTGTTCAATGTAATTTAGAAGTAATTAAAATGAAAGACTGGAAAAGATCCATGACTTTCAATCAAACAGGATTACCATGGGTACCATCATCACCACATATTCCACATGCTCAATCATGCTTTTACTATCCTGTTAGTGGAATTCTGGGCGAATTAATGATATTTAATATTGGTGTCGGCTATACACTACCTTTCCAATTATTTGCAACCGAATGGATGGATGCAGACAGCATTGCCAACAATCTGAATAATCTAAATCTCAATGGTGTCATCTTTCGCCCAATACACTTTAAACCTTATTATAGCGTTTCTAAAGGAAAGATGGTACACGGAATTCAGGTACATATTACGAACTACAAAGAAGCTAATTTATCCTTAATACAATTTTATGTACTTCAGGAGGCACATAAACTTTGGCCGGAATACAATGTATTTGAACTATGCTCAAGCGATCGCATCACAATGTTTGATAAAGTATGTGGCACTGATAAACTAAGAAAAGAATTCACAAAAAACTGGCTGGTAAGTGATATTATTCCCCTTTGGATGGATAGCATTGAAGAATTCAGATTACAAGCTGAAAAATACTATCTATACAACTAA
- a CDS encoding C40 family peptidase, with the protein MKRYFYILQLVVLVVFGSCDNVMHDVALELEQIKQKYVLDTRIAVFDVQVIFREGDLIIKGETTSNEAKEELLNHLSLMHKMIVDSLVVLPVQNDLGYFAVVTISVANLREIPRHSSQLVSQMILGTPVKILKTDGDWSLVQCPDRYIGWTNNSSLTNLSVEEFQNWKGSKRVIILKDAWLSDEQGMVVCDMVKGSIVELIEKDNSEYKLALPDGRQGKVSDDSLMDFETWLNNIDLNPNTLVEDAKNLLGLPYLWGGTSSKALDCSGFIKTIYFLNGYVLMRDASQQINYGEGIDLNIDKLKQGDLLFFGNKEAHKVTHVGMYIGNHEFIHASGFVMINSLDSTRVNFSKDRLLSWLGAQRYVGEEESVGMVSVASHPWYVLTK; encoded by the coding sequence ATGAAAAGATATTTCTACATATTACAATTGGTCGTGCTTGTTGTGTTTGGCAGTTGCGATAATGTGATGCACGATGTTGCTTTGGAATTGGAGCAGATTAAACAGAAGTATGTGCTAGATACGCGCATAGCTGTTTTTGATGTGCAGGTGATATTTCGTGAGGGTGATTTAATAATAAAAGGAGAAACAACCTCAAATGAAGCTAAAGAAGAATTGTTGAATCATCTTAGTTTGATGCATAAAATGATAGTTGATAGCCTGGTTGTATTACCGGTTCAGAATGATTTGGGATATTTTGCAGTGGTAACTATAAGTGTGGCAAATTTACGCGAAATTCCCCGTCATTCATCTCAGTTGGTTTCTCAAATGATTCTGGGTACTCCGGTAAAAATATTAAAAACGGATGGAGATTGGAGTTTAGTTCAATGTCCGGATAGGTATATCGGCTGGACAAATAATTCATCTCTGACTAACTTAAGTGTTGAAGAATTTCAGAATTGGAAAGGAAGTAAAAGAGTTATTATTCTAAAAGATGCCTGGTTAAGTGATGAACAAGGAATGGTTGTTTGTGATATGGTCAAGGGAAGCATTGTAGAATTGATTGAAAAAGACAACTCAGAATATAAGTTAGCTCTTCCGGATGGTAGGCAGGGAAAGGTGTCAGATGATTCTTTAATGGATTTTGAAACATGGTTGAATAATATTGATTTGAACCCAAATACTTTGGTTGAGGATGCTAAAAACCTGCTTGGATTACCTTATTTATGGGGAGGTACTTCTTCTAAAGCTCTTGATTGTTCAGGATTTATTAAAACAATTTATTTTTTAAATGGATATGTATTGATGAGGGATGCTTCTCAGCAGATCAATTATGGAGAGGGAATAGATTTAAATATTGATAAATTAAAACAAGGCGATTTATTGTTTTTTGGAAATAAAGAGGCTCATAAGGTTACGCATGTTGGAATGTATATTGGTAATCATGAGTTTATACATGCTTCCGGTTTTGTGATGATAAATAGTCTGGATTCAACAAGAGTGAATTTTAGTAAAGATAGATTGCTTTCATGGTTGGGAGCTCAAAGATATGTTGGTGAAGAAGAAAGTGTAGGAATGGTTTCAGTTGCAAGTCATCCATGGTATGTTTTGACAAAATAA
- a CDS encoding dipeptide epimerase, with the protein MGNRRDFIKSAGMLAGAGLMAKSFVSCNSEQEKNVRSTSKMKLSFKPYNLQLKHTFTIASSSRTSTPVMLVEIEYDGYVGYGEAAMPPYLGESHQTAAKFLSQIKLDQFRNPFLLEDILAYVDGVDAGNYAAKASIDIALHDLVGKIVGQPIHKLWGLDDSKTPNTSFTIGIDQPDVVKEKVQEASPYKILKVKLGKDNDKEMIRTIRSVTEKPLCVDVNQGWTDKQKALDMIHWLKDQGVVFVEQPMSKEKEKMDEIAWLTENSPLPVIADEALQTIDDVVPLKGVYSGINVKLMKCGGLLAAKKMTTIARALDMKVMIGCMTATSCAISAASQLSPLVDWADLDGNLLISNDVFVGMKVIDGKVTLNELPGIGVRKL; encoded by the coding sequence ATGGGCAACAGAAGAGATTTTATTAAAAGTGCAGGTATGCTGGCAGGAGCTGGCCTGATGGCAAAATCCTTTGTGTCGTGTAATTCAGAACAAGAAAAGAACGTTAGATCCACATCAAAAATGAAATTAAGCTTTAAACCATATAACCTTCAATTGAAGCATACTTTTACCATTGCTTCAAGTTCACGAACATCCACTCCTGTTATGTTGGTTGAAATAGAATACGATGGATATGTTGGATATGGTGAAGCAGCTATGCCTCCATATTTGGGTGAGTCGCACCAAACGGCAGCAAAGTTCTTATCACAAATTAAATTGGATCAATTCAGAAATCCTTTTTTGCTCGAAGACATTTTGGCTTATGTTGATGGCGTTGATGCTGGTAATTATGCCGCTAAGGCATCGATAGATATTGCGTTGCATGATCTGGTTGGGAAAATTGTAGGTCAGCCGATACATAAACTATGGGGTTTAGATGATTCCAAAACGCCCAACACAAGTTTTACGATTGGAATTGATCAACCGGATGTTGTAAAGGAAAAAGTGCAGGAGGCTTCCCCATATAAGATTTTAAAAGTTAAGCTTGGCAAGGATAATGATAAGGAGATGATTCGTACTATCCGCTCTGTTACAGAAAAGCCTTTATGTGTGGATGTTAACCAGGGATGGACAGATAAACAGAAAGCGTTGGATATGATTCATTGGTTAAAAGATCAGGGAGTCGTATTTGTTGAACAGCCTATGTCGAAAGAAAAGGAAAAGATGGATGAGATTGCCTGGTTAACGGAGAATAGTCCGTTACCAGTTATTGCCGATGAAGCACTTCAAACTATAGATGATGTTGTGCCTTTGAAAGGAGTCTATTCTGGTATCAATGTGAAGTTAATGAAATGTGGTGGTTTGCTGGCAGCCAAAAAGATGACGACTATTGCAAGAGCATTGGATATGAAAGTGATGATTGGTTGTATGACAGCTACTTCCTGTGCAATATCAGCTGCATCACAACTCTCACCTTTGGTTGATTGGGCAGATTTAGATGGTAATCTGCTAATATCAAATGATGTATTTGTTGGAATGAAGGTGATTGATGGGAAGGTTACTTTAAATGAGTTGCCAGGTATAGGAGTGAGGAAATTATAG